From a region of the Cherax quadricarinatus isolate ZL_2023a chromosome 77, ASM3850222v1, whole genome shotgun sequence genome:
- the LOC128701959 gene encoding mucin-2-like, whose product MLLIQEMRTLVYVMLVLSTASVCGSSEGSSSSSTTTTTSSSSTSTTSTSSSSTSSSSTSSSSTTSSSSSSSTRHKRFFYVNPSAPTLLALLLTVPMSLALPTLLTYKDRSLDTTLIYKDATLPEDLLWDPGYTQPLTRLSFYFNHLDLPLVSCQERFICELAADPSTFSPFDQLFLKELRHVYGPVTSSPDSLMWRYMSAARQTYTNLQGCLPYLSSGCQPSLGYVSPKSMEIHYHQIQCKFILKGM is encoded by the exons ATGTTACTCATACAGGAGATGAGGACACTAGTGTACGTGATGCTGGTGCTGAGTACAGCATCAGTGTGTGGGTccagtgaaggcagcagcagcagcagcaccaccaccaccaccagcagcagcagcaccagcaccaccagcaccagcagcagcagcaccagcagcagcagcaccagcagcagcagcaccaccagcagcagcagcagcagcagcactcgtCATAAGAGATTCTTCTATGTCAATCCTTCAGCACCAACCTTGCTGG CTCTCCTATTGACCGTGCCCATGAGTCTGGCGTTGCCTACGTTACTCACCTACAAGGATCGTTCCTTGGACACTACTCTTATATATAAGGACGCAACACTCCCTGAGGATCTTCTGTGGGATCCTGGTTATACCCAGCCATTGACACGTCTTTCGTTTTATTTCAACCATCTTGAC CTGCCTCTGGTGTCGTGTCAAGAGAGATTTATCTGTGAACTGGCTGCTGATCCCAGTACCTTCTCACCCTTCGACCAgctcttcctcaaggaactcag ACACGTATATGGACCAGTAACCTCTTCACCTGACTCACTAATGTGGAGATATATGTCAGCTGCTCGTCAAACCTATACAAACCTGCAAGGCTGCCTTCCCTACCTGTCCTCTGGCTGCCAACCAAGTCTTGGATATGTCAGTCCTAAAAGTATGGAAATTCATTACCACCAAATTCAATGTAAATTTATATTGAAAGGAATGTAG
- the LOC128701957 gene encoding uncharacterized protein, which translates to MTQVMVTVVVMVVVMVMMVSGEMGERDKRFVFINTAAPITLGFMLNMPFSLILPTIDHSDFDGRSLHLGTLMGEDLMAEDLEWDAAYEDALTRLFLYFDHLQLPVLSCQERLICELTADPDTFLPVSQVFMKELRLVNGPVSMTNDSLMWRYMSAARQGFTSPIGNCSLLYPKCPVRAQDVIDMSVLKVWQYISTKVNIHFY; encoded by the exons ATGACGcaggtgatggtgacggtggtggtgatggtggtggtgatggtgatgatggtgtctgGAGAGATGGGTGAGAGAGATAAGCGATTTGTTTTTATCAACACTGCAGCACCCATAACCCTAG GTTTCATGCTCAACATGCCCTTCTCTCTGATCCTGCCCACCATTGATCACTCAGACTTTGATGGGCGGTCCTTGCATCTGGGCACCCTGATGGGAGAAGATCTGATGGCTGAAGATCTGGAGTGGGATGCTGCGTACGAGGATGCTCTGACCAGACTCTTTCTCTACTTTGACCACCTGCAG CTGCCGGTGCTGTCGTGTCAGGAGAGACTGATCTGTGAGCTGACAGCTGACCCTGACACTTTCCTGCCTGTCAGCCAGGTCTTTATGAAGGAACTCAG ACTTGTTAACGGGCCGGTCAGCATGACTAACGACTCTCTCATGTGGAGGTACATGTCAGCTGCACGTCAGGGCTTCACCTCACCTATTGGAAACTGTTCACTTCTCTACCCCAAGTGTCCTGTGCGTGCCCAGGACGTTATTGACATGTCTGTGTTGAAGGTATGGCAATATATCTCAACAAAAGTAAATATACACTTTTATTAA